From one Micromonospora siamensis genomic stretch:
- a CDS encoding acyltransferase family protein, protein MSTAATPIASEPSATVRLPALDALRAIGAVAVVGHHVGFHTGVTMNTPWGGWLARLDVGVAIFFVLSGFLLFRPWALNAATGRPRPRAGRYLWRRALRILPAYWLAVVVCLTVLPQNRPASGGDWIRHLTFTQIYGASQLRHGLSQTWSLATEVAFYLVLPLVAVLATGRTWRPVRTVVIAGAGVLLTAGWLTLMSFGWLDASLHTMWLPSYAGWFGAGMALAAAHVALRTGTAPPAFRVLDDLASAPLACGAAAVGLLAIATTPVAGPRDLAEPTAVEFAVKLTLYLGIGALILIPVAFGAQNRVKEALGSTSARWLGAVSYGLFLWHPLVLELIYLVDDRPLFTGGFVSTFTLTLVFALIYAAVSYYCVERPVQLLGSRRVRATQASGAPVLDAAAASPGAPPPTIGTGSAAPTVGT, encoded by the coding sequence ATGTCCACAGCCGCGACGCCAATAGCGTCGGAGCCTTCGGCCACCGTCCGGCTTCCCGCCCTCGACGCCCTGCGTGCGATCGGTGCCGTGGCGGTCGTCGGCCACCACGTCGGATTCCACACCGGCGTCACCATGAACACGCCGTGGGGCGGCTGGCTGGCGCGGCTGGACGTCGGCGTCGCCATCTTCTTCGTGCTCTCGGGCTTCCTGTTGTTTCGCCCTTGGGCGCTCAACGCCGCGACCGGCCGGCCCCGGCCACGGGCCGGTCGGTACCTCTGGCGGCGCGCTCTGCGGATCTTGCCGGCCTACTGGCTGGCGGTGGTGGTCTGTCTGACCGTCCTGCCGCAGAACCGGCCGGCGTCCGGCGGCGACTGGATCCGGCACCTCACCTTCACCCAGATCTACGGGGCCTCCCAACTGCGCCACGGGCTGAGCCAGACCTGGAGTCTCGCCACCGAGGTCGCCTTCTACCTGGTCCTGCCGCTGGTCGCCGTGCTCGCCACAGGCCGCACCTGGCGTCCCGTCCGCACCGTGGTGATCGCCGGCGCGGGCGTTCTGCTGACGGCAGGGTGGCTCACCCTTATGTCGTTCGGTTGGCTCGACGCCAGCCTGCACACCATGTGGCTTCCGTCGTACGCGGGCTGGTTCGGCGCGGGCATGGCCCTGGCGGCGGCCCACGTCGCGCTACGGACCGGAACCGCGCCACCCGCCTTCCGCGTGCTGGACGATCTCGCCTCGGCGCCGCTCGCCTGCGGCGCCGCGGCCGTCGGCCTGCTGGCGATCGCCACCACGCCCGTCGCCGGCCCCCGCGACCTCGCCGAACCGACCGCCGTCGAGTTCGCGGTCAAGCTCACCCTCTACCTCGGAATCGGAGCGCTGATCCTGATTCCGGTGGCGTTCGGGGCCCAGAACCGCGTGAAGGAAGCCCTCGGCAGCACCTCGGCGCGGTGGCTCGGTGCGGTCTCCTACGGCTTGTTCCTGTGGCACCCGCTGGTCCTGGAACTCATCTACCTGGTCGACGACCGGCCACTGTTCACCGGGGGCTTCGTCAGCACCTTCACCCTCACCCTGGTCTTCGCACTGATCTACGCCGCAGTCAGTTACTACTGCGTCGAGCGGCCCGTCCAGTTGCTCGGCTCACGGCGGGTCAGGGCCACCCAGGCGTCCGGGGCACCCGTCCTCGACGCGGCGGCGGCCTCGCCCGGCGCACCTCCGCCCACCATCGGCACCGGCAGTGCGGCACCGACGGTCGGTACGTGA
- a CDS encoding DUF6230 family protein: protein MQNRIENFGRTRWWRFAAMMVPATAVAGAILFGIANGAIAADITVSGKQFKISAQELDGQGFKQYGGVVKEKDGKIHPVALSEIGHADLTKMCQSVDASLPGLPVVLRIEAGGGNEPASADGLLIAMDSLEGDATFTRINIGRDASDLNPNALAGSFGQDAQKVNITKLRQVARYTTAGTFNLKGLKLAVHAFDDAKGKECF, encoded by the coding sequence GTGCAGAACCGGATCGAGAACTTCGGACGTACCCGCTGGTGGCGCTTCGCCGCCATGATGGTGCCCGCGACCGCCGTCGCCGGGGCCATCCTCTTCGGGATCGCCAACGGAGCGATCGCCGCCGACATCACCGTCTCCGGCAAGCAGTTCAAGATCTCCGCCCAGGAGCTCGACGGGCAGGGCTTCAAGCAGTACGGCGGCGTGGTGAAGGAGAAGGACGGCAAGATCCACCCCGTCGCCCTCTCCGAGATCGGCCACGCCGACCTGACCAAGATGTGCCAGTCGGTCGACGCCAGCCTGCCCGGCCTGCCGGTGGTGCTCCGGATCGAGGCCGGCGGCGGCAACGAGCCGGCCAGCGCCGACGGGCTGCTGATCGCGATGGACTCGCTCGAGGGCGACGCCACCTTCACCCGGATCAACATCGGTCGCGACGCCAGCGACCTCAACCCGAACGCCCTCGCCGGTTCCTTCGGCCAGGACGCCCAGAAGGTGAACATCACCAAGCTGCGCCAGGTCGCCCGCTACACCACCGCCGGCACCTTCAACCTCAAGGGGCTGAAGCTGGCCGTGCACGCGTTCGACGACGCCAAGGGCAAGGAGTGCTTCTGA
- a CDS encoding DUF3068 domain-containing protein: MKLRVGAALFGLGVLLLVFAAGLPFYVAPAVTKLPYDLEPTKSVAEAKDARFLKITRVGESVSIEVPQATLLSNVEVIPKPDDTKDRLPKELKGDAVIWDVFQTVERADNEEVISQYSTELALYRISGAAAPWKEQWLNETGAKETPVGNVTYSGQIYKFPFGTGKRDYQVFDRDLKKALPAKFVGTETIKGVETYRFEQRIEDEVLATSENSLQALLGRFAPGATSGQVFYSNTRTLWVDPVTGSYVNVREQQRKELRPDTGTPTVLLDADFNYTDETVSRSAETVKDNRFKIGLISLWGPIVAGVLGLIALVAGVWLVTRPNGGAARHRADAPVTGPAAADPASTRVDQEPVRDEPVTEERPTERAGGPLSDEIPPASTNWKSDDEATVPVQRAGADESEKH, encoded by the coding sequence GTGAAGCTTCGCGTGGGCGCCGCGTTGTTCGGGCTGGGCGTCTTGTTGCTGGTCTTCGCGGCTGGGCTGCCGTTCTACGTGGCCCCGGCCGTGACCAAGCTGCCCTATGACCTTGAACCGACGAAGTCCGTCGCGGAGGCGAAGGACGCCCGGTTCCTGAAGATCACCAGGGTCGGGGAGTCGGTGAGCATCGAGGTCCCGCAGGCCACCCTGCTGTCCAACGTCGAGGTGATTCCGAAGCCGGACGACACGAAGGACCGGCTGCCGAAGGAACTCAAGGGCGATGCGGTGATCTGGGACGTCTTCCAGACGGTCGAGCGTGCCGACAACGAGGAGGTGATCAGCCAGTACAGCACCGAGCTGGCCCTCTACCGGATCTCCGGCGCTGCCGCCCCGTGGAAGGAGCAGTGGCTCAACGAGACGGGGGCGAAGGAGACCCCGGTCGGCAACGTGACCTACTCCGGCCAGATCTACAAGTTCCCGTTCGGCACCGGGAAGCGCGACTACCAGGTGTTCGACCGTGACCTGAAGAAGGCTCTCCCGGCGAAGTTCGTCGGCACCGAGACCATCAAGGGCGTCGAGACGTATCGCTTCGAGCAGCGGATCGAGGACGAGGTGCTGGCCACCTCGGAGAACAGCCTCCAGGCGTTGCTTGGCAGGTTTGCTCCGGGCGCCACCAGCGGCCAGGTCTTCTACAGCAACACCCGGACGCTCTGGGTCGACCCGGTGACCGGCTCCTACGTGAACGTGCGGGAGCAGCAGCGCAAGGAGTTGCGTCCGGACACCGGCACTCCCACCGTTCTGTTGGACGCAGACTTCAACTACACCGACGAGACGGTCAGCCGGAGCGCCGAGACGGTCAAGGACAACCGCTTCAAGATCGGCCTGATCAGCCTCTGGGGCCCGATCGTCGCCGGCGTGCTGGGCCTCATCGCCCTCGTCGCTGGTGTGTGGCTGGTGACGCGGCCGAACGGTGGGGCCGCCCGGCACCGTGCTGACGCACCGGTCACCGGGCCGGCCGCAGCCGACCCGGCTTCGACCCGGGTGGACCAGGAACCGGTGCGCGACGAGCCGGTGACCGAGGAGCGGCCGACCGAGCGTGCGGGCGGCCCGCTCTCCGACGAGATCCCGCCGGCGTCGACGAACTGGAAGTCCGACGACGAGGCCACGGTGCCGGTGCAGCGCGCGGGGGCGGACGAGTCCGAGAAGCACTGA
- a CDS encoding DUF6114 domain-containing protein encodes MTPVDPQHARPGRTTGAWGRFRRWRRSRPFWGGLLTVLAGVELFVSGKLTLAGLSLAVGPTGFLSWIIPVGLVTCGLLIWFSPSQRLFYAIIAAVTAVYSLKGLNLGGFFLGMLLGMVGSALAFAWTPAAQPAPAGRDEFAGPEAVPAPRPAADDRTLVDELLPARDEGPPPGPPGVRHRALGFTAIGLTLAGLLTVQGPTPVRAAPTCPPTASATLSGRPAAPSPTSTGPASAGPTPAPVSPSPADPTPASTGRTRGSGNLIGDILDGIGDLLTGGRRTPAEPTPAPSGSPTARTSPGPGATSRTPTGSPKPGDPEGGSATVGDPAPSTTAGRPSACPAPPRPTTDPTPAPPRSARVAPGAPLPRIAADPGQPRVAEQPSKLTGTKVTMTGLRFDGIVELPTASGKLRALKFSMRRAVTDDFLLRAGGPAGTTAGYATDRLTVQGDVDFYATRFVGRLLGIKITLTPDLPFPDGIPITSPIPITFTDPVIDLAYVSSNTLTARPALRLALT; translated from the coding sequence GTGACACCCGTGGATCCGCAGCACGCCCGCCCGGGGCGTACCACCGGGGCGTGGGGCCGCTTCCGGCGCTGGCGACGCAGCCGGCCGTTCTGGGGCGGTCTGCTCACCGTGCTGGCCGGCGTCGAGCTCTTCGTGAGCGGCAAGCTCACCCTGGCCGGGCTCAGCCTCGCCGTCGGGCCGACCGGCTTCCTCTCCTGGATCATTCCGGTCGGGCTGGTGACCTGCGGCCTGCTGATCTGGTTCAGCCCGTCCCAGCGGCTGTTCTACGCGATCATCGCGGCGGTCACCGCCGTCTACTCGCTCAAGGGCCTCAATCTGGGTGGGTTCTTCCTCGGCATGCTGCTCGGCATGGTCGGCAGCGCGCTCGCCTTCGCCTGGACCCCGGCCGCCCAGCCGGCCCCCGCCGGGCGTGACGAGTTCGCCGGGCCGGAGGCGGTGCCCGCTCCCCGCCCGGCAGCGGACGACCGGACGCTGGTCGACGAGTTGCTGCCCGCCCGGGACGAGGGTCCGCCGCCTGGGCCGCCGGGGGTCCGCCACCGCGCCCTCGGGTTCACCGCGATCGGGCTCACCCTGGCCGGGCTGCTCACCGTTCAGGGCCCCACCCCGGTACGCGCCGCCCCGACCTGCCCGCCGACGGCGTCCGCGACCCTCTCCGGTCGGCCGGCCGCACCATCGCCCACCTCGACCGGCCCGGCATCGGCCGGCCCGACTCCGGCGCCGGTCTCCCCGTCGCCCGCCGACCCGACCCCGGCCTCGACGGGCCGGACCCGGGGCTCCGGCAACCTGATTGGGGACATCCTCGACGGGATCGGCGACCTGCTGACCGGCGGCCGGCGCACCCCCGCCGAACCCACCCCCGCGCCGAGCGGCAGCCCCACCGCCCGGACGTCGCCCGGCCCCGGCGCGACCAGCCGCACGCCGACCGGCTCCCCGAAGCCTGGTGACCCGGAGGGCGGCTCCGCCACGGTCGGTGACCCGGCACCGTCCACCACGGCGGGTCGGCCGTCGGCCTGCCCGGCGCCGCCGCGTCCGACCACCGACCCGACGCCGGCGCCGCCCCGGTCGGCCCGGGTGGCGCCGGGGGCGCCACTGCCCCGGATCGCGGCCGACCCCGGTCAGCCGCGGGTGGCCGAGCAGCCGTCGAAGCTCACCGGCACGAAGGTCACCATGACCGGCCTGCGGTTCGACGGGATCGTGGAGCTGCCCACCGCGAGCGGGAAGCTGCGGGCGTTGAAGTTCAGCATGCGCCGCGCGGTCACCGACGACTTCCTGCTGCGGGCGGGCGGTCCGGCCGGCACCACCGCCGGGTACGCCACCGACCGGCTCACCGTGCAGGGTGACGTGGACTTCTACGCCACCCGCTTCGTCGGCCGGCTGCTCGGCATCAAGATCACACTGACCCCGGACCTGCCGTTCCCGGACGGCATCCCGATCACCTCGCCGATCCCGATCACCTTCACCGACCCGGTGATCGACCTGGCGTACGTCAGCAGCAACACGCTGACCGCGCGGCCGGCGCTGCGCCTCGCCCTCACCTGA
- a CDS encoding glycosyltransferase family 4 protein, protein MPGHVLFLNWRDTRNPEGGGSEVYVERIAAELVARGFHATLFCAAHSQAPADEVNEAGVRLVRRGGRHTVYLWAALCYLAGALGVGPLAARRGGRPDILVDVCNGLPFLAPLWARRPVVKLIHHVHREQWPVVLPQWAARFGWWVESSFAVRVYRRCRYVTVSEATRRELATLGVPPEQVAVVHNGTPELPRTDAERAPFPLLVTLGRLVPHKRVEVALRAVAALADDLPQLRLVVAGQGWWESELREMAADLDITERVDFRGFVTEEEKAALLASAWVALTPSLKEGWGLTIVEAGSAGTPTVAFREAGGVAEAVVDGRTGLLADDIDDYLAKVRTLLHEDEVRRRMGAEAREHAESFTWQAAGGRFAALLEGAESPRPVQRRGEPSYLVP, encoded by the coding sequence ATGCCGGGACACGTGCTGTTCCTCAACTGGCGGGACACCCGCAACCCGGAGGGTGGCGGATCCGAGGTGTACGTGGAACGGATCGCCGCCGAGTTGGTGGCGCGCGGTTTCCACGCCACCCTGTTCTGTGCCGCCCACAGCCAGGCTCCCGCCGACGAGGTCAACGAGGCGGGCGTGCGGCTGGTGCGACGCGGCGGCCGACACACCGTCTACCTCTGGGCGGCGCTCTGCTACCTGGCCGGTGCACTGGGCGTGGGCCCGCTGGCGGCCCGGCGCGGTGGTCGACCGGACATCCTGGTCGACGTCTGCAACGGGTTGCCGTTCCTCGCCCCGCTGTGGGCTCGGCGGCCCGTGGTCAAGCTGATCCACCACGTGCACCGCGAACAGTGGCCGGTGGTCCTTCCCCAGTGGGCCGCCAGGTTCGGCTGGTGGGTCGAGTCGTCGTTCGCCGTACGCGTCTACCGCCGGTGCCGCTACGTCACCGTCTCCGAGGCGACGCGACGGGAACTCGCCACCCTCGGCGTACCGCCGGAGCAGGTCGCGGTCGTGCACAACGGCACCCCGGAGCTGCCGCGCACCGACGCCGAGCGGGCCCCGTTCCCGCTGCTCGTCACGCTTGGCCGGCTCGTGCCGCACAAGCGGGTGGAGGTGGCGCTGCGGGCCGTCGCGGCCCTCGCCGACGATCTCCCCCAGCTTCGGCTGGTCGTGGCCGGCCAAGGCTGGTGGGAGTCGGAACTGCGCGAGATGGCCGCGGACCTGGACATCACCGAGCGGGTGGACTTCCGGGGCTTCGTGACGGAGGAGGAGAAGGCCGCCCTGCTCGCCTCGGCCTGGGTAGCGCTGACCCCGTCGCTCAAGGAGGGATGGGGCCTGACGATCGTGGAGGCAGGATCAGCGGGTACGCCCACGGTGGCGTTCCGGGAAGCGGGCGGCGTCGCCGAAGCGGTCGTCGACGGGCGTACCGGCCTGCTGGCCGATGACATCGACGACTACCTGGCGAAGGTGCGCACGCTGTTGCACGAGGACGAGGTGCGGCGGAGGATGGGCGCGGAGGCCCGGGAACACGCCGAGAGCTTCACGTGGCAGGCCGCGGGTGGACGTTTCGCGGCCCTGCTGGAGGGTGCGGAATCGCCCCGCCCGGTGCAGCGGCGGGGCGAGCCGTCCTACCTGGTGCCGTAG